One window of the Elusimicrobiota bacterium genome contains the following:
- a CDS encoding DUF2442 domain-containing protein: MTPQIAKVEVMPGYKLCVQFGNGESRLFDVGPYLNKGVFKELKNESYLKKVRIISGGVDWPHEQDLSADTLYYRGVSLKKSKKALHPAR, translated from the coding sequence ATGACTCCGCAAATCGCAAAAGTAGAAGTAATGCCTGGATATAAACTTTGTGTCCAATTCGGTAATGGGGAATCCAGACTATTCGATGTTGGACCTTACCTGAATAAGGGAGTTTTTAAAGAACTTAAAAACGAATCCTATCTTAAAAAAGTCCGCATTATTTCCGGCGGTGTAGATTGGCCTCATGAACAAGACCTAAGTGCAGACACGCTGTATTACCGCGGAGTTTCTCTTAAGAAGTCTAAAAAAGCGCTTCATCCGGCGCGTTAG
- a CDS encoding DUF4160 domain-containing protein, with protein MPVLSMFYGIIVRMFHFDRDKHKAPHIHAQYGDQNVVIAIPSGLVLGGSLKAAKLRLVQAWIEIHKDDLMADWKLAVEGQKVFKIQPLR; from the coding sequence ATGCCAGTCCTCTCTATGTTTTACGGGATTATCGTTCGTATGTTTCATTTTGACAGGGATAAGCATAAGGCGCCCCACATCCATGCCCAGTACGGCGATCAAAATGTGGTGATTGCTATTCCAAGCGGGCTTGTGTTAGGTGGAAGTCTCAAGGCCGCAAAGCTAAGGCTGGTCCAAGCGTGGATTGAAATTCATAAAGATGATTTGATGGCTGATTGGAAACTGGCTGTTGAAGGTCAGAAGGTTTTTAAAATTCAACCATTGAGGTGA
- a CDS encoding tyrosine-type recombinase/integrase has translation MSQNIKCLDPEEEETLLNVLSKRKDAERAHMLYRLMLVTGLRLGEALRLNIEDASRTKVNVQVKGWTRDGEKLERFKTVYFPKDLQERLARFLRYKRRRGESLAPAAPLFVSRESARLSCRQTQRDFKKWLKEAGIEGEFTPHALRHTAATKLLKRTGNAKLVQRYLGHSDVATTLRFYVDVFPEDLKLAAEFLSGKEKAIRFSE, from the coding sequence ATGAGCCAAAATATTAAGTGCCTTGATCCGGAAGAAGAAGAAACCCTGCTGAACGTCTTGAGCAAGCGCAAAGACGCTGAGCGCGCGCATATGCTTTACCGCCTTATGCTTGTGACCGGGCTGCGCCTCGGAGAAGCTCTCCGGCTTAATATTGAAGACGCCTCCCGGACAAAAGTTAATGTCCAGGTAAAAGGCTGGACGCGCGACGGCGAAAAACTAGAGCGATTTAAAACAGTATATTTCCCCAAAGACCTGCAGGAGCGCCTGGCGCGGTTTCTTCGGTATAAACGCCGGCGCGGCGAAAGCCTGGCGCCGGCCGCACCGCTGTTCGTTTCCAGAGAGAGCGCCAGGCTCAGCTGCCGGCAGACACAAAGAGATTTTAAGAAGTGGCTCAAAGAAGCCGGGATCGAGGGCGAGTTCACGCCACACGCGCTAAGGCACACCGCCGCGACAAAACTATTAAAAAGAACCGGCAACGCCAAGCTTGTGCAGCGTTACCTGGGCCACTCGGACGTGGCGACGACGTTAAGGTTTTATGTGGATGTCTTCCCTGAAGACCTAAAGCTCGCGGCCGAGTTCTTAAGCGGAAAAGAGAAAGCAATACGATTTAGCGAATAA